From the Glandiceps talaboti chromosome 12, keGlaTala1.1, whole genome shotgun sequence genome, one window contains:
- the LOC144443301 gene encoding osteoclast-stimulating factor 1-like, whose protein sequence is MSRPTVAPPKPPKPGLVKVFRAVYKYEAQQDDELSFDEGDVLYILDMKNADWWKARCGGKGGLIPSNYVEESMESIDNPLHEAAKRGNLDFMNECITNGVSVNGLDKAGSTPLHWASYGGYIDCMKALLAKPKIQVNVQNKMGDTPLHSAAWKGHREAVSLLLEKGVKTDLKNNDKKLAYDLAKEPATAALLKHTKGPQRIADEYGDEEDSD, encoded by the exons ATGTCCAGACCGACAGTGGCACCTCCTAAACCCCCCAAACCAG GTCTAGTGAAGGTTTTCCGAGCAGTATACAAATATGAAGCACAGCAG GATGATGAATTGAGTTTTGATGAAGGAGACGTCTTGTATATTCTTGATATG AAAAATGCTGATTGGTGGAAGGCCAGGTGTGGAGGGAAGGGTGGACTTATTCCTAGTAATTATG TGGAGGAAAGTATGGAGTCCATCGACAACCCATTACATGAAGCTGCCAAACGAGGAAATCTTGattttatgaatgaatgtataacCAATGGA GTGTCTGTGAATGGACTTGACAAGGCAGGGTCAACGCCCTTACACTGGGCTTCATATGGTGGTTACATAGATTGCATGAAAGCATTACTGGCAAAACCCAAAATACAAGTTAATGTACAG AATAAGATGGGAGATACCCCTTTACACTCAGCTGCTTGGAAAGGACACAGAGAGGCTGTTAGTCTACTTCTTGAGAAGG GGGTTAAAACAGACCTGAAAAATAATGACAAGAAATTGGCGTATGATTTAGCTAAAGAGCCAGCCACAGCTGCTCTGCTAAAACACACAAAAG GTCCACAAAGAATAGCAGATGAATATGGAGATGAAGAAGACTCAGACTGA
- the LOC144443822 gene encoding methyltransferase-like protein 27 → MADCDGPYLAADHPAHGIGDTYDPQKMEEAFDNWSKNYDEEVKGMNYNGPKHVAESLLKLFPNKDGTILDLGCCTGLVGEELYKVGYRNIDGVDISEECIKIAKEKKVYRKIYREELSPDKEMSFQTGSYDVVVLVGAGMFLDIKGLKEWLRVTKSDGYTVLATMESETQSEEVKPTVDEYISQGLMEKIHEVTVEDYMQGKTGSLLYYRPCRK, encoded by the exons ATGGCTGATTGTGATGGACCATACTTAGCTGCTGATCACCCGGCTCATGGCATAGGTGACACATATGATCCACAAAAAATGGAAGAAGCCTTTGATAACTGGAGTAAAAACTATGACGAG GAAGTCAAAGGTATGAACTATAATGGTCCCAAACATGTGGCAGAGTCTTTGCTGAAATTGTTTCCCAACAAAGATGGTACAATACTTGATTTAGGTTGCTGTACAGGACTAGTAGGTGAAGAG TTGTACAAAGTTGGATACCGCAATATTGATGGTGTAGATATTTCAGAAGAATGCATCAAAATTGCCAAAGAAAAGAAAGTATATCGGAAAATTTATAGGGAAGAGCTGAGTCCTGATAAAGAGATGAGTTTTCAAACTG GGAGCTATGACGTGGTTGTGTTGGTTGGTGCCGGAATGTTCCTTGATATCAAAGGTTTAAAGGAATGGCTAAGGGTCACTAAATCAG ATGGTTATACTGTGCTAGCTACAATGGAGAGTGAAACACAATCAGAAGAAGTCAAACCTACGGTAGATGAATACATCAGTCAGGGACTGATGGAAAAAATTCATGAAGTAACCGTGGAGGATTACATGCAGGGAAAGACTGGTAGTCTGCTATACTACAGACCATGCAGAAAATAA
- the LOC144443788 gene encoding methyltransferase-like protein 27, with the protein MADQSKCCEHDEGAHQNECGEEDQHQKSETQGQDMQIEDDELGDEDFEDTDDPEELRKIYDKWSANYDQDLAKMNYNGPKQVAEALSKLVSNKDASILDLGCCTGIVGEELHKVGYRNIDGIDISEESIKIAKGKNVYRNIFNEILNPEKDSSFETGCYDVVILVGGGMFLDIKNLKDWLRITKPDGYVVIAIMKGEFDQEKYAVQSTIDEYVKEGLIKHVTKEVMEDFIMGKAGATVYLQSAGTSS; encoded by the exons ATGGCCGACCAATCAAAATGTTGTGAACACGATGAGGGCGCTCATCAAAACGAATGTGGTGAAGAGGACCAGCACCAAAAGAGTGAAACTCAAGGTCAGGACATGCAGATTGAAGATGATGAGTTAGGAGACGAAGACTTTGAAGACACGGATGATCCCGAAGAACTTCGTAAGATTTATGATAAATGGAGTGCAAATTATGACCAG gATCTGGCTAAAATGAATTACAATGGACCCAAGCAAGTTGCAGAGGCTCTGTCTAAGCTTGTGAGCAATAAAGATGCATCAATTCTTGACTTGGGATGTTGTACTGGCATTGTTGGAGAAgag CTTCATAAAGTAGGATATCGGAATATAGATGGAATTGACATATCGGAAGAAAGCATCAAGATCGCCAAGGGCAAGAACGTatacagaaatattttcaatgaGATTCTTAACCCAGAGAAAGATTCAAGTTTTGAAACTG GGTGCTATGATGTTGTTATATTGGTTGGTGGCGGTATGTTCCTTGATATCAAGAATTTAAAAGATTGGCTGCGAATAACTAAGCCAG ATGGTTACGTCGTCATAGCTATAATGAAAGGTGAATTCGACCAAGAAAAGTACGCTGTACAATCGACAATTGACGAGTACGTAAAGGAAGGGTTGATAAAACACGTTACTAAGGAAGTTATGGAGGACTTCATCATGGGCAAAGCTGGTGCCACCGTGTACCTACAGTCTGCTGGTACTAGCTCGTAG